In Deltaproteobacteria bacterium, the following proteins share a genomic window:
- the pheA gene encoding prephenate dehydratase yields MVTPASQPVRQAIDAIDDKMLHLLQERGDLVQQIAKIKQAAKGAFHVPEREALLLRRLIAKNKGPYPDRAIEVIFREILSASLALESTLKVAYLGPEGTFSHAAAAAKFGSSVLFLDRPSIRSIFEEVEAGRAHYGVVPVENSTEGVINITFDLFMEFGLQISGELLLPIHHHLVAVTKDLKKIKKLYSHEQALAQCRQWIEQKLPQVKVISAPSTAQAALLAKKDKQAAAISSAFAAEKYKLKILASNIEDISQNFTRFWVIGQYAPQPSGHDKTSIMFVAKDEVGILAKVLQVFAEANINLTKIESRPSRQEAWEYVFFIDLDGHRQDPKVAAALEKMESLCHQLKILGSYPKGNP; encoded by the coding sequence ATGGTTACCCCTGCCTCGCAACCGGTTCGCCAAGCCATTGATGCCATCGATGACAAAATGCTTCATTTACTGCAGGAGCGAGGCGATTTAGTTCAGCAAATTGCTAAAATAAAGCAAGCAGCCAAAGGCGCGTTTCATGTTCCCGAGCGGGAGGCACTGCTGCTGCGTCGACTCATTGCTAAGAATAAAGGGCCCTATCCCGATCGTGCCATCGAAGTAATTTTTCGTGAAATTTTATCGGCATCGCTTGCTTTAGAGTCTACTTTAAAGGTTGCTTATTTAGGGCCCGAAGGCACATTTTCCCATGCTGCCGCCGCAGCTAAATTTGGTTCTTCCGTGTTATTTCTTGATCGTCCTTCGATTCGTAGCATCTTTGAAGAAGTCGAAGCTGGGCGTGCGCACTATGGGGTCGTGCCGGTTGAAAATTCTACCGAAGGGGTGATCAACATTACCTTCGATTTATTCATGGAATTTGGCTTACAAATTTCGGGCGAATTGCTTTTGCCCATTCATCATCATTTAGTTGCAGTGACAAAAGATCTTAAAAAGATCAAAAAATTATATTCCCATGAACAGGCCTTGGCACAATGTCGGCAGTGGATCGAACAAAAACTGCCTCAGGTTAAAGTGATCAGTGCCCCCAGCACAGCACAGGCCGCACTTTTGGCCAAAAAAGATAAACAAGCGGCAGCCATTAGCAGTGCCTTTGCGGCTGAAAAATATAAATTAAAAATCTTAGCTTCAAATATTGAAGATATTTCTCAAAACTTCACCCGTTTTTGGGTGATTGGTCAATATGCCCCCCAACCCAGTGGCCACGATAAAACCTCGATCATGTTTGTGGCCAAAGATGAGGTGGGGATTTTGGCCAAAGTTTTGCAGGTGTTTGCCGAGGCTAATATCAATCTTACCAAGATCGAGTCACGCCCTAGCCGCCAAGAGGCCTGGGAATATGTATTTTTTATCGATCTCGATGGGCATCGCCAAGATCCTAAAGTGGCGGCAGCTTTAGAAAAAATGGAATCGCTTTGTCATCAGCTCAAAATTTTGGGTTCTTACCCCAAGGGCAATCCATGA
- a CDS encoding prephenate dehydrogenase/arogenate dehydrogenase family protein: protein MKKSPLFSKVAILGLGQMGGSLAWALKKVHAVDKILAYNRKAFPRRHALKKGFVDQAHAQLGPWLKEADLIVLCLPIRVIIEVLPRLKKWVRPSCLIIDVGSTKAEILKVAKRYKISQFVGSHPMAGNEIEGILGAKVDLFFGRAWFVLNNEHSQGKKLITLLKVLGADVHLINASAHDQMVAFLSHLPHAVAYSLVYVVSKVQQGRLFPYAGSSFRDFTRVAASSPKMWQDIFLTNREPILDSIDLMIGRLQFLKSLLRKKNASALLKFFQLGSRLRRKL from the coding sequence ATGAAAAAGTCCCCACTCTTTTCCAAGGTGGCTATTTTGGGTTTGGGGCAAATGGGGGGGTCGCTAGCTTGGGCTTTAAAAAAGGTTCATGCAGTCGATAAAATTTTAGCTTACAATCGTAAGGCCTTTCCTAGGCGCCATGCCCTTAAAAAAGGTTTTGTCGATCAGGCCCATGCCCAATTGGGGCCTTGGTTGAAAGAAGCCGATTTGATTGTGTTGTGTTTACCGATTCGGGTGATCATAGAGGTATTGCCTCGGCTTAAAAAATGGGTTCGCCCATCTTGTTTGATTATCGATGTGGGTAGCACCAAAGCTGAAATTTTAAAAGTAGCCAAGCGCTACAAAATTTCTCAGTTTGTGGGTTCGCACCCTATGGCGGGCAATGAAATCGAGGGTATTTTAGGGGCAAAGGTAGATCTTTTTTTTGGGCGAGCATGGTTTGTGTTGAATAATGAACATTCGCAGGGGAAAAAATTAATTACCTTGTTAAAAGTTCTAGGCGCTGATGTTCATCTCATCAATGCTTCCGCTCATGATCAAATGGTGGCTTTTTTAAGCCATCTGCCGCATGCCGTGGCTTATTCGTTAGTGTATGTCGTTTCAAAAGTTCAGCAAGGTCGTCTGTTTCCTTATGCAGGGAGCAGTTTTCGTGATTTTACTCGGGTGGCGGCCAGTTCTCCCAAAATGTGGCAAGATATTTTTTTAACCAATCGCGAGCCTATTCTTGATAGCATTGATTTAATGATTGGCAGGTTACAGTTTTTAAAATCACTCTTAAGAAAAAAAAATGCCAGTGCCTTGTTAAAGTTTTTTCAATTAGGGTCTCGCTTGCGTCGTAAATTATGA
- the aroA gene encoding 3-phosphoshikimate 1-carboxyvinyltransferase yields MKSVSIQPTQNLSGKIKIPGDKSISHRAVMFSAISEGKSIINNLLLGEDVKATMQCFQALGVPIQVQGQQVIIEGQGLQGLKAPTQVLDCENSGTTLRLMMGILAGQSFASVLTGDASLNRRPMDRVMQPLVQMGAKIREERLSPTQRFIHIDPSPGLKAIHYISPIASAQVKSCLALAGLYAQGETVVEEPSLSRNHTEILFKAKGVDIESKGTKLKLRSSRLTPLNLTVPGDISSAAFFLVAGSIVAKAEIELEQIGVNPTRTGIIDVLKSMGAKVLVSPLPTQGGEAVATLVVRHSQLKPCHVKGRLVPRLIDEIPVLAVAAAKALGRSEFRDVGELRVKESDRIATLANELQKLGVTVTPKPEAFWVQGGGPLQGAHFHSHGDHRIAMSMAVAALIAQGPSCIDDVECVGTSYPEFWNHLSAIGVPVSLDS; encoded by the coding sequence ATGAAGTCTGTTTCTATTCAACCCACTCAAAATTTGTCGGGAAAAATAAAAATTCCAGGGGATAAATCCATTTCGCATCGCGCGGTGATGTTCTCGGCCATTTCGGAGGGAAAAAGTATTATTAACAATTTGCTGCTCGGCGAAGATGTTAAGGCTACGATGCAGTGTTTTCAGGCATTGGGTGTTCCCATCCAAGTGCAAGGCCAACAAGTCATCATCGAAGGGCAGGGTTTGCAAGGTCTTAAGGCCCCCACGCAAGTTTTAGATTGTGAAAATTCAGGCACAACCTTGCGATTGATGATGGGCATTTTAGCAGGCCAAAGCTTTGCTTCAGTCTTAACCGGCGATGCCTCGTTGAATCGTCGCCCCATGGATCGTGTCATGCAGCCTTTAGTTCAAATGGGGGCCAAGATTCGAGAAGAGCGTTTGTCGCCTACGCAACGCTTTATTCATATTGACCCAAGCCCTGGCTTAAAGGCTATTCATTATATTTCTCCCATTGCCAGTGCCCAGGTCAAAAGTTGCCTTGCCTTAGCCGGGCTTTATGCCCAAGGCGAAACCGTGGTTGAAGAACCCTCGCTTTCTCGAAATCACACCGAAATTTTATTTAAGGCCAAAGGAGTTGATATTGAAAGCAAAGGTACTAAGTTAAAATTACGTTCTTCTCGTTTAACTCCTTTAAATTTAACGGTTCCGGGCGACATTAGTTCAGCGGCATTTTTTTTGGTAGCAGGTTCGATTGTTGCGAAGGCCGAGATCGAGTTAGAACAGATTGGGGTTAACCCCACTCGTACCGGCATTATCGACGTTTTAAAATCAATGGGGGCAAAAGTGCTTGTTAGCCCGCTTCCTACCCAAGGCGGGGAAGCCGTGGCGACGCTTGTCGTGCGGCATAGTCAATTAAAACCCTGCCACGTCAAAGGGCGTTTGGTGCCACGGCTCATTGACGAAATTCCAGTCTTGGCAGTTGCAGCAGCGAAGGCTTTGGGGCGTTCAGAGTTTCGAGATGTAGGTGAACTGCGGGTTAAAGAATCCGATCGTATTGCCACGCTGGCCAATGAATTGCAAAAGCTGGGGGTCACCGTAACGCCAAAGCCCGAAGCCTTTTGGGTGCAAGGGGGTGGGCCCTTGCAGGGGGCACATTTTCATAGCCATGGGGATCATCGTATTGCCATGAGCATGGCAGTGGCCGCTCTGATTGCGCAAGGGCCCAGTTGTATTGATGATGTGGAATGTGTGGGGACAAGCTACCCTGAGTTTTGGAACCACTTATCGGCCATAGGTGTGCCGGTATCCCTTGACAGCTAA
- a CDS encoding 30S ribosomal protein S1, with amino-acid sequence MTYTTEEFGALFEESLKTKKIETGSLVKGKIVKVSRDYVFVDIGFKSEGQIPIHEFKNMDGEVVVTEGDPVDVVFESVENAEGLVELSKEKADALHAWDELEVAERENRDVEGVVISKIKGGMVVNVGGVRAFLPGSQIDLKPVKSLDRLLGKKFNFKILKLNKQKSNVVLSRRAILEKEREAAKTELLKNIKEGQVVEGHVKNVTDYGAFIDLGGVDGLLHITDMTWGRIAHPSEVVSVGQQIKVVVLKFDENSHKVSLGLKQLLQDPWEKVLEKFPVGTRVQGRVVNVTDYGAFIEIEEGFEGLVHISEMTWSKKVKHPSKIVSVGDRVTAMVLSVDVENRRISLGMKQIEPNPWDSLAEKYPIGQKVKGVAKNITDFGVFVGIEEDIDGLVHISDFSWNQKFKHPNDLYKKGDEIEAVILNIDKENERISLGIKQLPEDLWQVINKKFEIDNQVKGKVAAIDSKGFTIDLGDPVDAFIPMNQFDGDAPKVGDEIDMQVIQIDEKERKIILSVRALSKFNQKKAFADFKSKQSEVKATFSDIMKPKNE; translated from the coding sequence ATGACGTATACGACAGAAGAATTTGGGGCCTTATTTGAAGAGAGTCTCAAAACAAAAAAAATTGAAACGGGGAGTTTGGTCAAGGGAAAGATTGTCAAGGTGAGCCGCGATTATGTGTTTGTTGACATCGGTTTTAAATCAGAGGGGCAAATTCCTATCCACGAATTTAAAAATATGGATGGCGAAGTAGTTGTCACCGAAGGCGACCCAGTTGATGTGGTTTTTGAATCGGTTGAAAATGCAGAAGGTTTGGTTGAGCTCAGTAAAGAAAAGGCCGATGCCTTACATGCCTGGGACGAATTAGAAGTAGCCGAACGAGAGAATCGCGACGTTGAAGGTGTGGTGATTAGTAAAATCAAAGGCGGCATGGTTGTTAATGTGGGCGGGGTACGTGCCTTTTTACCTGGTTCACAAATTGATCTTAAACCCGTTAAAAGTTTAGATCGGCTATTGGGCAAAAAATTTAATTTTAAAATTCTTAAACTCAATAAACAAAAGAGTAATGTGGTGCTATCACGCCGCGCCATTTTAGAAAAAGAACGTGAGGCCGCCAAAACAGAATTGCTCAAGAACATTAAAGAAGGCCAAGTGGTAGAAGGTCATGTGAAGAATGTGACCGATTACGGCGCCTTTATCGACTTAGGCGGGGTGGATGGCTTGTTGCATATCACCGACATGACCTGGGGGCGCATTGCCCACCCTTCTGAAGTTGTTTCGGTGGGTCAACAAATTAAAGTAGTGGTTTTAAAATTCGACGAAAACTCGCACAAAGTTTCGTTGGGTTTAAAACAATTGCTGCAAGATCCTTGGGAAAAGGTGTTGGAAAAATTCCCCGTAGGCACTCGCGTGCAAGGCCGAGTGGTGAATGTGACCGACTATGGTGCCTTTATTGAAATTGAAGAAGGCTTTGAAGGTTTGGTTCATATTTCCGAAATGACCTGGTCGAAAAAGGTGAAACACCCTTCCAAGATTGTCTCGGTGGGCGATCGAGTAACTGCCATGGTATTGAGTGTCGATGTAGAAAATCGGCGGATTTCCTTGGGCATGAAACAAATCGAGCCCAATCCTTGGGATTCACTGGCTGAAAAATACCCCATTGGCCAAAAGGTCAAAGGTGTTGCTAAAAACATCACCGATTTTGGTGTGTTTGTGGGCATTGAAGAAGACATCGATGGTTTAGTGCATATTTCCGATTTCTCTTGGAATCAAAAATTCAAGCATCCCAACGACCTTTACAAAAAGGGTGACGAAATCGAAGCTGTTATTCTGAACATCGACAAAGAAAATGAAAGAATTTCTTTAGGTATTAAACAATTGCCCGAGGATCTGTGGCAGGTGATCAATAAAAAGTTCGAAATCGATAATCAAGTTAAAGGTAAAGTGGCGGCCATTGATTCTAAGGGTTTTACCATCGATTTAGGTGATCCCGTCGATGCCTTTATCCCTATGAATCAGTTCGATGGCGATGCCCCCAAGGTGGGTGACGAAATCGACATGCAAGTGATTCAAATCGATGAAAAAGAACGTAAGATCATCTTAAGCGTCAGGGCGTTGAGCAAATTTAACCAAAAGAAGGCATTTGCTGATTTTAAATCCAAACAGTCAGAAGTAAAAGCAACGTTTTCTGACATCATGAAGCCTAAAAACGAATAG
- the sppA gene encoding signal peptide peptidase SppA produces MKKRGWWILSGVLLFFLASLTVFIVAIFFLLSRSDNLEYTGADVAVVEIEGTIMEAKDTLETLEKVEKNKSIKAVVLRIDSPGGAVGPSQEIYEAVKKLKLKKKVVVSMGSVAASGGYYIAVASDKILAMPGTITGSIGVLMDHVNIEGFLGIFKVKAEILKAGARKDIGSSLRPMTEEERAFLQSLLGNMHAQFKRAVQEGRGFTDDQINALADGRVFTGEQALQEKLVDQLGGLRDAIKVAGELAGIKGEPDVSYPGRKKKSFVELLLTEDAETTLLKMFYHLKQRQFLYLMKGDAV; encoded by the coding sequence GTGAAAAAAAGAGGTTGGTGGATTTTAAGCGGTGTTCTGCTGTTCTTCCTAGCTTCGCTTACCGTCTTCATTGTCGCTATCTTTTTCTTGCTCAGTCGTTCCGATAATTTAGAGTATACGGGCGCTGATGTCGCCGTGGTCGAGATCGAAGGCACGATCATGGAGGCCAAAGACACGCTCGAAACCCTCGAAAAGGTAGAAAAAAACAAATCCATTAAAGCCGTCGTTTTACGCATCGATTCCCCAGGTGGTGCCGTCGGCCCTTCCCAAGAAATCTACGAAGCCGTCAAAAAACTGAAATTAAAGAAAAAAGTCGTTGTGTCTATGGGGTCGGTGGCGGCCAGTGGCGGATATTATATCGCTGTAGCCTCCGACAAAATCTTGGCCATGCCGGGCACTATTACGGGTAGCATTGGGGTATTGATGGATCACGTGAATATTGAAGGCTTCTTGGGCATATTTAAAGTAAAAGCTGAAATCTTAAAGGCCGGGGCCAGGAAAGATATTGGCAGTTCACTTCGCCCCATGACCGAAGAAGAACGGGCTTTTTTGCAAAGTCTTTTGGGCAATATGCACGCCCAATTTAAGCGTGCCGTTCAAGAAGGTCGAGGCTTTACCGACGACCAAATCAATGCACTTGCCGATGGCCGGGTATTTACGGGCGAGCAAGCCCTGCAAGAAAAGTTAGTCGACCAATTGGGTGGGCTGCGCGACGCCATTAAAGTGGCCGGAGAGCTAGCCGGCATTAAAGGCGAACCCGATGTCTCTTATCCGGGTCGTAAGAAAAAAAGTTTTGTAGAATTATTATTAACCGAAGATGCAGAAACCACTTTGCTAAAAATGTTTTATCATCTAAAGCAGAGGCAGTTTTTATATTTGATGAAAGGGGATGCCGTATGA
- a CDS encoding integration host factor subunit beta — protein MNKSELVDIVAGRVQNLSHKDVDMIIETVFDKMVEALAKGNRIEIRGFGSFEIRSRPARNGRNPKSGESVFVGSRRIPFFKVGKELKERINQDDAPAKA, from the coding sequence ATGAATAAAAGCGAACTGGTTGATATTGTAGCTGGCAGGGTGCAGAATTTATCGCACAAAGATGTTGATATGATCATCGAAACCGTTTTTGATAAAATGGTTGAAGCCTTAGCTAAAGGCAATCGCATTGAAATCAGAGGGTTTGGTAGTTTTGAAATTCGCAGTCGCCCGGCACGCAATGGGCGTAACCCCAAGTCGGGTGAATCGGTTTTTGTAGGCAGTCGCAGAATCCCTTTTTTCAAGGTAGGTAAAGAATTAAAAGAGCGCATCAATCAAGACGATGCGCCTGCCAAGGCATAG
- a CDS encoding HIT domain-containing protein, translating into MKNLWAPWRIHYLLGHQEKGCIFCKYPKQSKKKDKANLILWRGEHTFIILNKYPYSNGHLMVVPYRHTNELGGLSTEENQELMAFSGLCTRLLKKAVYAQGCNVGMNLGLAAGAGIKEHLHMHVVPRWLGDTNFMPIFKGDRVIVEYLTKTYDRLLRALKKIV; encoded by the coding sequence ATGAAAAATCTCTGGGCTCCGTGGAGAATCCATTATCTCTTAGGTCACCAAGAAAAAGGCTGTATCTTTTGTAAGTATCCCAAGCAAAGTAAAAAAAAAGATAAAGCCAATCTCATTTTGTGGCGGGGCGAGCACACTTTTATTATTCTCAACAAATACCCTTATTCTAATGGCCACCTCATGGTTGTGCCTTATCGGCACACCAATGAATTAGGTGGTCTATCCACCGAAGAAAATCAAGAATTGATGGCATTTTCCGGCCTTTGTACCCGCCTTTTAAAAAAGGCCGTTTATGCGCAAGGGTGTAATGTAGGTATGAACTTGGGGTTAGCGGCTGGTGCGGGTATCAAAGAACATTTGCACATGCATGTTGTGCCGCGTTGGTTGGGTGATACCAACTTTATGCCCATTTTTAAGGGCGATCGAGTTATTGTAGAATATTTAACCAAAACTTATGATCGCTTGCTTCGAGCCCTCAAAAAGATTGTTTAA
- a CDS encoding LapA family protein, which translates to MALWRFIKIFLVTLVIFIIFNFLLSNFNSQTLGYKISFHFDIPPFIYLESVDFPVGLLLISAFCIGMITAGLMGSFSVFYKQKDLKAKNRIIRELEAEMEDLRSHLHREHYVPPEQKIKDELDRLS; encoded by the coding sequence ATGGCCCTATGGAGATTCATTAAAATTTTTTTAGTCACGTTGGTTATTTTTATTATTTTTAATTTCTTGCTTTCTAACTTTAACAGCCAAACCCTTGGTTATAAAATAAGCTTTCATTTCGATATTCCACCTTTTATCTATTTAGAATCGGTTGATTTTCCCGTTGGGCTCTTATTGATTTCGGCTTTTTGTATCGGGATGATTACGGCGGGTTTGATGGGTTCGTTTAGTGTGTTTTATAAACAAAAAGACCTCAAGGCTAAAAACCGCATCATTCGTGAATTAGAAGCCGAAATGGAAGACTTACGCAGCCACTTACACCGCGAACACTATGTTCCGCCCGAACAAAAAATTAAAGATGAGTTGGATCGGCTTTCGTAA
- a CDS encoding radical SAM protein, whose amino-acid sequence MKIGFITAIREDHTKPFERVIKRYSTNLGPMYLAAYLEKTHPEVEVQIKDRLADFGQFNPDVLGVSSVTENFEYAKWLARKAKAKWGCLTVLGGVHLTSLPHTLPAEFDLGVIGEGEETFSQLVGLLKQKPLLQIDFSNFPGVVYRKAGKVIVNPKRSAIACLDDIPRPKREKFVQTMGMPYMMTSRGCPYNCSFCVIPNVTSGYRVHSPEYVVEEIKAIQNHFPEVKHIRFFDDLFIVQRGRVEKIAELIHAEGLDKKLSFSCWGRANLIDDAMVKTFKKMNMKYVAFGAESGSSRMMAQIKPGSSVELNQKAIDYLYDEGIHPACSILMGHPLEQEEDLRATHEFLTHNLAKLSQVELNVSIPWPGTALWQEGKKLGLVHDFMDFSILKEAAFFPNYNTEEFPYLNRNINPKRFMEIMGEFKTLYNVIYQRPGSNQVFTEMNPTGEAKYL is encoded by the coding sequence ATGAAAATAGGGTTTATTACCGCCATTCGCGAAGATCATACCAAGCCCTTTGAGAGGGTCATCAAAAGGTATTCCACCAATTTAGGGCCCATGTATTTAGCGGCCTATTTAGAAAAGACTCATCCTGAAGTTGAAGTGCAGATTAAAGATCGGTTGGCAGATTTTGGTCAGTTTAATCCTGATGTCTTAGGGGTTTCGTCTGTTACTGAGAATTTTGAATATGCCAAGTGGTTGGCCCGTAAGGCCAAGGCCAAGTGGGGTTGTTTGACGGTTCTGGGTGGAGTGCATTTAACCAGTTTGCCCCATACTTTACCTGCGGAATTTGATCTTGGGGTCATCGGTGAGGGTGAAGAAACTTTTTCCCAGTTGGTTGGTTTGTTAAAACAAAAACCTCTATTACAAATTGATTTTTCTAATTTCCCCGGAGTGGTTTATCGCAAGGCCGGTAAAGTAATCGTCAATCCCAAACGATCGGCCATTGCTTGTTTAGACGACATTCCCCGTCCTAAACGAGAAAAATTTGTTCAAACCATGGGGATGCCTTACATGATGACCTCGCGGGGTTGCCCTTATAATTGTTCATTTTGTGTCATTCCCAATGTTACCAGTGGTTATCGGGTGCATTCACCCGAATATGTGGTGGAAGAAATTAAGGCCATTCAAAACCACTTCCCAGAGGTTAAGCATATTCGGTTTTTTGATGATCTTTTTATTGTGCAACGCGGGCGGGTTGAAAAGATTGCAGAGTTGATCCACGCTGAGGGTCTGGATAAAAAACTATCGTTTAGTTGCTGGGGCCGCGCCAATCTCATTGATGATGCGATGGTCAAAACCTTTAAAAAGATGAATATGAAGTATGTCGCCTTTGGGGCTGAGTCGGGCTCCAGCCGCATGATGGCGCAAATTAAACCGGGCTCTAGTGTTGAGCTCAATCAAAAAGCCATTGATTATTTGTATGATGAAGGCATTCATCCGGCTTGTTCAATCTTAATGGGTCATCCCTTGGAACAAGAAGAAGACTTGCGAGCCACCCATGAATTTTTAACTCATAATCTGGCTAAACTTTCTCAGGTTGAATTGAATGTATCCATCCCTTGGCCAGGCACCGCTTTATGGCAAGAGGGTAAAAAGTTAGGCCTCGTTCATGATTTTATGGATTTTAGTATCTTAAAAGAAGCGGCTTTCTTTCCCAATTATAACACTGAAGAATTTCCCTATTTGAATCGAAATATTAACCCCAAACGATTCATGGAAATCATGGGCGAATTTAAAACCCTTTACAATGTGATTTATCAACGACCTGGTTCAAATCAGGTATTCACAGAGATGAATCCTACAGGCGAGGCCAAGTATTTATAG
- the meaB gene encoding methylmalonyl Co-A mutase-associated GTPase MeaB, with translation MDALLKKFLKHDRLALSRLVSVVENRSDQLAKIMDAIHDRVRNTSVLGITGPPGAGKSTLVNQLILQIRKKGQKVGVIAIDPSSPFSGGAVLGDRIRMQDHVGDEGVFIRSLGSRGAHGGLSRATQDIVRLFDAFGMDWVIVETVGVGQTEFDIMEIASTTVVVLTPESGDTVQTMKAGLLEVADIFVVNKADREGADKIVLELKSMVHMGSGQQNNSWEVPVLSMQAVNGVGISELFEQIEKHEETVRTGGQYTERISKIRCQEFKDILLENFNKQLEEKFQKDPRYLQLKQQVESGEMSPYTAASQLKV, from the coding sequence ATGGACGCACTTCTAAAAAAGTTTTTAAAGCACGATCGCTTAGCCTTGTCACGGTTGGTTTCTGTGGTTGAAAATCGCTCTGATCAATTGGCAAAGATCATGGATGCCATTCATGATCGGGTTCGTAATACCTCGGTGTTAGGTATTACCGGGCCACCGGGGGCAGGCAAATCGACCCTGGTTAATCAGCTTATCCTCCAAATTCGCAAAAAAGGTCAAAAAGTAGGTGTTATTGCGATTGATCCATCAAGCCCTTTTTCTGGCGGGGCGGTGTTAGGGGATCGTATTCGCATGCAAGACCATGTGGGTGATGAGGGGGTGTTTATTCGCAGCCTAGGCAGCCGTGGAGCTCATGGTGGGCTTTCTAGGGCCACACAAGATATTGTACGGTTGTTTGATGCCTTTGGTATGGATTGGGTGATTGTAGAAACCGTGGGGGTGGGGCAAACCGAGTTTGATATTATGGAAATTGCCAGTACCACGGTCGTGGTTTTGACTCCAGAATCGGGGGATACCGTTCAAACCATGAAGGCCGGGCTTTTAGAAGTGGCGGACATCTTTGTGGTGAATAAGGCCGACCGTGAAGGAGCTGATAAAATTGTTTTAGAATTGAAAAGCATGGTTCACATGGGGTCGGGTCAACAAAACAATAGTTGGGAAGTTCCTGTTTTGTCAATGCAGGCGGTGAATGGTGTTGGCATATCAGAACTCTTTGAACAAATCGAAAAACATGAAGAAACTGTTAGGACAGGTGGTCAATATACAGAGCGAATCTCTAAAATTCGTTGCCAGGAGTTCAAAGACATTTTGCTGGAAAACTTCAATAAACAATTAGAAGAAAAATTTCAAAAAGATCCCCGTTACCTTCAATTAAAACAGCAAGTAGAGTCCGGGGAAATGAGCCCTTATACGGCTGCTAGCCAACTTAAAGTTTGA
- a CDS encoding DUF4160 domain-containing protein — translation MPTVLRKFGYRFHFYSNEGKEPPHIHVTGKGGEMKVWLPKIMVEFSYGLSPTEQRKIIGVIKENTKLFMEAWNEFSSKKK, via the coding sequence ATGCCAACAGTATTAAGAAAATTTGGTTATCGGTTTCATTTTTATTCCAATGAGGGTAAGGAGCCACCTCATATTCATGTCACTGGAAAAGGTGGAGAAATGAAGGTATGGCTTCCAAAGATAATGGTTGAGTTTTCCTATGGTCTTTCCCCTACCGAGCAACGTAAAATAATAGGCGTGATTAAAGAAAATACTAAACTGTTTATGGAGGCATGGAATGAATTTAGCAGTAAGAAAAAATAA
- a CDS encoding DUF2442 domain-containing protein, whose product MNLAVRKNNPYPAILKVKVSKEKISSLMSDGREVSIPTAWFARLASASLKQLENFEISPGGYGIHWPDIDEDISVKAFFD is encoded by the coding sequence ATGAATTTAGCAGTAAGAAAAAATAATCCTTATCCAGCCATTCTGAAGGTTAAGGTGAGTAAAGAGAAGATTTCTTCCCTTATGAGCGATGGTAGAGAAGTTTCTATACCAACAGCATGGTTTGCTCGCTTAGCAAGTGCGTCTTTAAAACAACTTGAAAATTTCGAAATTTCTCCTGGTGGCTATGGTATTCATTGGCCTGATATCGATGAAGATATTAGCGTCAAGGCCTTCTTCGATTAA